Below is a window of Treponema primitia ZAS-1 DNA.
ATGCCCTGGACGGCAGGGATGCGGAATTTGCTAATACAGCGGGTACCGATGAGACTGGCCGGTACATAAGCCGGTACCATCGGGATTCAGGCATAATAGCCTTAAGCTCCTTTGATGCATATAACGAGGTTCTGGAAGGGGCAAGCGGGACCATGAGTATTGCCAATCCTGTTTGGCGGGATGCCAGGGGTTCCACGGTTCTGGTGGTGGATGTCACGGTCCCCATAGTATCATCCCGGGGTGAACTGGTTGGGCTTGTGGGGGTGAATATTGATATCAGCGCCATGCAGGACATAGTCCTGGGGATAAAACCGTATGGTACGGGAATAGCAACGGTCTATTCCAATGACGGGACCGTGGCGGCCCACAATATCCCTGCACGGACCGGCCTGCATATGATAGAAACCGATGCTCCCCTTTTCAAGGACTATACCTACCCGGCGCTGGAGTGTATACAACAGGGAAAGTCCCTCACCTTCCAGGAATATTCCCCCGCCCTGGATGTTGATCTCCAGATTATCATTGAGCCCTTTACGGTTTCCCAAACCACCACTCCCTGGTCTGTAATGATAGCCATTCCCATGGATAAGGTGCTGGAAGATATACGGGCATTGACCTTTTTCACCATCATGTTGTCTCTGGCCGCCATGATCGCCACCGGGGTAATTATATTTTTTGTGGTCGGCAGGATAGCAAAACCTATCGTTAATGTGTCCCGTACCCTTAAGGATATCTCCGAAGGAGAAGGGGATTTGACTAAACAGATTACCATCAAGTCTAAGGATGAAATCGGCGATCTGGCCCGTTACTTTAACATGACCTTGGAAAAAATAAAAGAACTGGTGATCACCATCAAAAAACAGGCGGTGGCCCTCTTCAATATCGGTAACGACCTCTCTTCAAACATGACGGAAACTGCGGCGGCGATTAACCAGATCACCGCCAATATCCAGAGCATCAAAGGCCGAATCATCAACCAATCCGCATCGGTGACTGAAACAAATGCGACCATGGAACAGATCCTTATCAATATTAACAAACTCAACGAACTCATTGAACAGCAGTCTGTCAATGTATCCCAGTCATCTTCTTCCATTGAACAAATGCTCGCCAATATTCAATCGGTTACCCAGACTCTGGTAAAAAACGCAGACAATGTACGGGATTTGGCCAACGCTTCGGAGATCGGTCATTCCGGTCTCCAGGGGGTAGCCGCGGATATCCAGGAAATCGCCCGGGAATCGGAGGGGCTGCTGGAGATCAACGATGTGATGAAAAATATTGCCAGTCAGACCAACCTCCTTTCCATGAATGCTGCCATTGAAGCTGCCCACGCCGGGGAAGCGGGCATGGGTTTTGCGGTGGTGGCCGATGAAATACGCAAACTTGCCGAATCTTCGGGGGTACAGTCTAAAACCATTTCCGAGATACTGAAGAAAATAAAAGATGCTATCGATAAGATCACCAAATCCACCGACGGGGTACTCAATAAGTTTGAAGCCATTGACTCGGGGGTTAAAACCGTTTCGGATCAGGAAGAGAATATACGCAGTGCCATGGAAGAGCAGAACACCGGGAGTCAGCAGATCCTGGAGGCCGTAAGCCAGCTGAATAATATAACCCAGATGGTCAAGAGCGGTTCCATGGAGATGCTTGAGGGGAGTAAAGAGGTTATCCAGGAGAGCAAAAACCTGGAGATGGTTACCCAGGAGATCACCGATGGGATGAACGAGATGGCCACCGGGGCGGAGGAGATCAATGTGGCGGTAAGCGAGGTGAACAATATCAGCGGTGAAAACAAGGAAAACATCGACATACTGGTCAAGGAGGTTTCCCGGTTTAAGGTTGAGTAATTACAGTACTGGGGAAACCTAAAAAACTCCGCTGTCTTACGACTTTATATAGCTTATTTTGCTTAAATCGATATCGTGGGGTTTGCCCGTATCGGCGGTATAGCCTACCGCTACGGCTGTGCCGTATTCGTAACCGTCAGGGAAGCCAAGCTTGGCTTTCCAGTAAGCGGCGGTTTCGGGGGCATTGAATGCGACTCCCGGAAGGCCCAGGATGATATTGCCGAGTCCAAGGGAGGTCGCGGCGATGGCGATATTTTCAGCGGCAATACCTACATCAATATTGGCGCCGTTCTTCACCGCAAGAAAAAAAACAGTGGAAGCGCCATAAAAAATCTTATTGTTGCGCTGCTTATTACGGTTCACCACTGCTTCATTGCCGGCTTTCACAAAATAGTCAACCGCCGCCTTTTCCAGTTCCAGGAGCAATGCCGTGTCCTGTACTACAATCACGTTGACCGGTTGGGAGTTGCTGCCCGAGGGAGCGGCCAAAGCTGCTTTTGCAAGGTTCGCCACAGTTTCATCTTCCACCCTTTGACTCGTATAAGAACGGCTGGACCTTCTGGTAAAAATTGCCTCAAACGTAGAATTTGCCATCTAACACCTTCCTTTACTATCTTGCTAGTTTTAATATATCAAATTTTTCATATAATGTATATAGTTTCCATAGGAATACTAGGTATTTTTT
It encodes the following:
- a CDS encoding methyl-accepting chemotaxis protein, which codes for MKIRIRLSILVIAIMVAVISVISIIILSRASEMQTKTAIESTTNMANMYATDLRRRFENYMQTAILLSQIMQDYESVDLSQRRIRYNGIIRSVLAENESYLGIFTIWKSNALDGRDAEFANTAGTDETGRYISRYHRDSGIIALSSFDAYNEVLEGASGTMSIANPVWRDARGSTVLVVDVTVPIVSSRGELVGLVGVNIDISAMQDIVLGIKPYGTGIATVYSNDGTVAAHNIPARTGLHMIETDAPLFKDYTYPALECIQQGKSLTFQEYSPALDVDLQIIIEPFTVSQTTTPWSVMIAIPMDKVLEDIRALTFFTIMLSLAAMIATGVIIFFVVGRIAKPIVNVSRTLKDISEGEGDLTKQITIKSKDEIGDLARYFNMTLEKIKELVITIKKQAVALFNIGNDLSSNMTETAAAINQITANIQSIKGRIINQSASVTETNATMEQILININKLNELIEQQSVNVSQSSSSIEQMLANIQSVTQTLVKNADNVRDLANASEIGHSGLQGVAADIQEIARESEGLLEINDVMKNIASQTNLLSMNAAIEAAHAGEAGMGFAVVADEIRKLAESSGVQSKTISEILKKIKDAIDKITKSTDGVLNKFEAIDSGVKTVSDQEENIRSAMEEQNTGSQQILEAVSQLNNITQMVKSGSMEMLEGSKEVIQESKNLEMVTQEITDGMNEMATGAEEINVAVSEVNNISGENKENIDILVKEVSRFKVE
- a CDS encoding nitroreductase family protein; translated protein: MANSTFEAIFTRRSSRSYTSQRVEDETVANLAKAALAAPSGSNSQPVNVIVVQDTALLLELEKAAVDYFVKAGNEAVVNRNKQRNNKIFYGASTVFFLAVKNGANIDVGIAAENIAIAATSLGLGNIILGLPGVAFNAPETAAYWKAKLGFPDGYEYGTAVAVGYTADTGKPHDIDLSKISYIKS